From Paenarthrobacter sp. A20:
AATCGGAACTGAACCACGTCATCAAGGCCTACGCCGGAATGCACCACGTGGACATCATTCACGACCACACGTTGGCCGGCCCTCTCTACGCTCACCGTCCACCGGGGATACCTGTAGTGACTACCATCCATGGGCCCCTCACCGGCCGGACGGCCGGGCTGTACCGTGACATGGCGCGGAACACCGCCATTGTGGCCATATCCCATGACCAGTGCAGCGGAGTCCCCGACCTCCCCATCTCGGCTGTCATCCACCACGGCATTGACCTCTCCCAAGTATCTGCGGGTGAAGGAAAGGGTGGCTACGCGTGCTTCGTGGGCCGGATGTGCCCGGACAAGGGGCTCCTGGAAGCCGTGCACATTTCCCGGAAAGCCGGCGTCCCGCTCCGCATTGCTGCCAAGATGCACACCCCGGCCGAGAGGGAGTTCCATGACCAGGTGGTGCTACCACTGTTAGGACCCAATGAGGAGTTCCTGGGCGAACTTTCAGACCCGGAGAAATATGAGCTCATGGGAGACGCCTTGGTCCTGCTGAACCCCATCCAATGGCCCGAACCCTTCGGCTTGGT
This genomic window contains:
- a CDS encoding glycosyltransferase family 4 protein — translated: MRIGLIVGPWFTVPPEKYGGTERVVDALACALMTAGHQVLLATTSDSTCPVPRVPDLGESEPGELGTSESELNHVIKAYAGMHHVDIIHDHTLAGPLYAHRPPGIPVVTTIHGPLTGRTAGLYRDMARNTAIVAISHDQCSGVPDLPISAVIHHGIDLSQVSAGEGKGGYACFVGRMCPDKGLLEAVHISRKAGVPLRIAAKMHTPAEREFHDQVVLPLLGPNEEFLGELSDPEKYELMGDALVLLNPIQWPEPFGLVMIEALATGTPVLSTPRGAAPEILTHGLNGFLAPSNELANYMEAVAGISRAACRRTVEERFTAARMAADHLELYARVLAPVEEAVRP